From Cervus canadensis isolate Bull #8, Minnesota chromosome 28, ASM1932006v1, whole genome shotgun sequence, one genomic window encodes:
- the ID4 gene encoding DNA-binding protein inhibitor ID-4: MKAVSPVRPSGRKAPSGCGGGGGGELALRCLAEHGHSLGGSAAAAAAAAAARCKAAEAAADEPALCLQCDMNDCYSRLRRLVPTIPPNKKVSKVELLQHVIDYILDLQLALETHPALLRQPPPPAPPHLPAGTCPAAPPRTPLTALNTDPAGAVNKQGDSILCR, from the exons ATGAAGGCGGTGAGCCCGGTGCGCCCCTCGGGCCGCAAGGCGCCGTCGGGctgcggcggcggtggcggcggcgagCTGGCGCTGCGCTGCCTGGCCGAGCACGGCCACAGCCTGGGCGGctcggcggccgcggcggcggcggcggcggccgcgcgCTGCAAGGCGGCCGAGGCGGCGGCCGACGAGCCGGCGCTGTGCCTGCAGTGCGATATGAACGACTGCTACAGCCGCCTGCGGAGGCTGGTGCCCACCATCCCGCCCAACAAGAAAGTCAGCAAAGTGGAGCTCCTGCAGCACGTTATCGACTACATCCTGGATCTGCAGCTGGCGCTGGAGACGCACCCGGCTCTACTGAggcagccgccgccgcccgcgccgccgCACCTCCCGGCCGGGACCTGCCCGGCCGCGCCACCGCGGACTCCGCTCACCGCGCTCAACACCGACCCG GCCGGCGCGGTGAACAAGCAGGGCGACAGCATTCTCTGCCGCTGA